Proteins found in one Triticum aestivum cultivar Chinese Spring chromosome 4D, IWGSC CS RefSeq v2.1, whole genome shotgun sequence genomic segment:
- the LOC123095654 gene encoding acidic leucine-rich nuclear phosphoprotein 32-related protein 2 encodes MAGAGAGEDDAAWERAISAAVKSAPLSPFSAPKTLTLDGAVKSSTGRLPSPALFDRFPSLEELSVAGARLSSLAGLPRLPALRRLSLPDNRLAGADSLAAVAQSCGGTIRHLDLGNNRFAAVEELAPLAPLGVESLDLYQCPVTKLKGYREKVFALVPSLKYLDGVDAEGNDRLESDEDEEEDEDEDEEGDEEGAEDGEGEGDEEDGEEEEGDEEEDGEEEEGDEDEEEGDEAEDEEDEAEDDEPDSGAAEKSEVANGNKSAGSALPSKRKRDNEDGGN; translated from the exons atggccggcgccggcgccggagagGACGACGCGGCGTGGGAGCGCGCCATCAGCGCGGCCGTCAAGAGCGCGCCCCTCTCCCCCTTCTCCGCGCCCAAAACCCTAACCCTCGACGGCGCCGTCAAGTCCTCCACCGgccgcctcccctcgccggcccTCTTCGACCGCTTCCCCTCGCTCGAGGAGCTCTCCGTCGCGGGCGCCCGCCTCTCCTCGCTCGCGGGCCTGCCCCGCCTCCCGGCCCTCCGCCGCCTCTCCCTCCCCGACAACCGCCTCGCCGGGGCCGActccctcgccgccgtcgcccagTCCTGCGGCGGGACCATCCGCCACCTCGACCTCGGCAACAACCGCTTCGCCGCGGTCGAGGAGCTCGCCCCGCTCGCGCCGCTCGGGGTCGAGTCGCTGGACCTGTACCAGTGCCCCGTCACCAAGCTCAAGGGGTACCGGGAGAAGGTGTTTGCGCTGGTTCCCAGCTTGAAGTACTTGGATGGCGTCGATGCCGAGGGCAATGACCGCCTGGAGTccgatgaggacgaggaggaggatgaggatgaggacgaggaggggGATGAAGAGGGGGCGGAGGACGGTGAGGGGGAAGGAGATGAAGAGgacggagaggaagaggaaggcgatgaagaagaagatggcgaggaagaggaaggagatgaagatgaagaggaaggcgACGAG GCTGAAGACGAAGAGGATGAGGCTGAGGACGACGAACCGGATTCAGGCGCGGCCGAGAAAAGCGAGGTTGCCAACGGAAACAAGTCTGCAGGATCTGCCCTGCCAAGCAAGAGGAAAAGGGACAATGAAGACGGCGGCAACTGA